One genomic region from Uloborus diversus isolate 005 chromosome 2, Udiv.v.3.1, whole genome shotgun sequence encodes:
- the LOC129216621 gene encoding tyrosine decarboxylase-like, which translates to MDTKEFRRKGCELIDYIVDYKKSISLRRVSPAAKPGFIRRLIPETAPEKGEKWDAIMKDIEDIIVPGSVHWQHPHFFAYFPAGCSFPSVLAGMLSNLTGGSVSSWSSNPAATDLEMIVLDWYGKLLGLPRKFLRFPDESKGGGVIQSSISECTLLAMICARQLVIQKLKEMIPGDSESVILSRLIAYCSEESHSSVEKAAIIALVKMRILETDDRFSLRGKILEEAIEEDRKKGLVPFFAIANYGSTGCCAVDPLHELGPVCRKYDMWLHVDAAYAGNSLVCPEVRYLIKGIDYAKSICVNPSKWMLVNTDCAILWIEDRRLLTDTIIPDSIEVSDYSKEFDYCHWGIPTSRRFRALKFWFVLRYYGQEGAGAKN; encoded by the exons ATGGATACAAAAGAATTTCGAAGAAAGGGTTGTGAACTGATTGACTACATTGTAGATTACAAAAAATCCATCTCACTCCGAAGAGTAAGTCCTGCCGCTAAGCCCGGATTTATACGAAGATTGATTCCAGAGACTGCTCCTGAAAAAGGAGAAAAGTGGGATGCCATCATGAAAGATATAGAAGACATAATAGTGCCTGGAAGTGTTCACTGGCAGCATCCACATTTTTTTGCCTATTTTCCAGCTGGTTGCTCTTTCCCATCCGTTCTGGCAGGCATGTTGTCCAATTTAACTGGTGGATCAGTATCTTCTTGGTCATCTAATCCCGCTGCTACCGATTTGGAAATGATCGTTTTGGATTGGTATGGAAAATTGCTAGGACTTCCTCGAAAGTTTTTGCGTTTTCCAGATGAAAGCAAAGGTGGAGGGGTGATCCAAAGCTCAATAAGTGAATGTACACTTCTCGCCATGATATGTGCACGACAGTTGGTTATTCAGAAATTAAAAGAGATGATCCCTGGCGACAGTGAAAGTGTCATACTATCTCGCCTCATCGCTTATTGCTCAGAAGAGTCTCACTCGAGCGTAGAAAAGGCAGCAATTATAGCTCTCGTAAAAATGCGTATTTTAGAAACGGATGACAGGTTCTCTTTAAGGGGTAAAATTCTAGAAGAGGCCATCGAAGAAGACAGAAAGAAAGGACTGGTGCCTTTCTTTGCAATTGCTAATTATGGATCCACAGGTTGTTGCGCAGTTGACCCTTTACACGAACTCGGTCCTGTTTGCAGAAAATATGACATGTGGCTCCACGTGGATGCTGCATATGCTGGAAATAGCTTGGTATGCCCAGAAGTAAGGTATTTAATCAAAGGTATAGACTACGCCAAATCCATCTGCGTGAATCCAAGCAAATGGATGTTAGTAAACACTGACTGCGCTATTCTGTGGATTGAAGACCGCCGTTTGCTCACAGATACAATTATTCCTGATTCGATAGAAGTTTCGGACTACAGTAAAGAATTTGACTACTGCCACTGGGGCATTCCAACCAGCAGACGTTTCCGAGCTCTGAAATTTTGGTTTGTTCTCCGATATTATGGACAAGAAG gtgctggagccaaaaattga